From one Rhizobium lentis genomic stretch:
- a CDS encoding CynX/NimT family MFS transporter, which yields MNTPSNDAALALDVTDELLVDAEAGSLPPPLATPVRGAADRFLLGASLVLIAFNLRPVFSSASALLPEIRSEFGLSALGASLLTTLPVVCLGAFSPLAPRLAQRIGSERTLLGVVLLLALGTALRGLSSVPLLFLGTALAGACIAVGNVLLPGLVKRDFATRAALMTGFYTMALCAGAASAAGLTLPIEQALGGSLQGALAAWALPALVVGLIWLPQVLRSGGQARRTRLRADGLWRDRLAWQVTLFMGLQSALAYCVFGWLVPILRERGIDGVTSGAIVSLSVMVQAASCLVVPHIAVRGRDQRLINASLCGVAVTALLGLLFAPLSTVWLWAVLQGIGQGGLIAAAMTTIVLRSRNPDVAAHLSGMAQCIGYLLAAVGPLIVGLIRGWTGSFSWCALLFVALGLGAALNGWKAGRALEVNVRAVEKV from the coding sequence ATGAACACACCCTCCAACGATGCTGCGCTCGCGCTCGACGTCACCGACGAGCTGCTTGTAGACGCTGAGGCCGGCAGCCTGCCGCCGCCATTGGCAACACCGGTGCGGGGCGCTGCCGATCGCTTCCTGCTCGGCGCGAGCCTCGTGCTGATCGCCTTCAACCTGCGGCCGGTCTTTTCGAGCGCCTCGGCGCTCTTGCCGGAAATCCGCTCGGAATTCGGGCTAAGCGCGCTTGGCGCCAGCCTGCTGACGACGCTGCCGGTCGTCTGCCTCGGGGCGTTCTCGCCGCTGGCGCCGCGCCTTGCCCAGCGCATCGGCTCCGAACGCACGCTGCTCGGCGTTGTCCTGCTTTTGGCGCTCGGCACAGCCTTGCGTGGGCTATCCTCGGTGCCGCTACTCTTCCTCGGCACCGCTCTGGCGGGAGCCTGTATCGCGGTCGGCAACGTCCTGCTGCCGGGGCTGGTGAAGCGCGATTTCGCCACGCGCGCCGCTTTGATGACCGGCTTCTACACGATGGCGCTCTGCGCCGGCGCGGCAAGTGCGGCCGGGCTGACGCTGCCGATCGAACAGGCGCTCGGCGGCTCGCTGCAAGGCGCGCTCGCTGCCTGGGCGCTGCCGGCGCTCGTCGTCGGCCTGATCTGGCTGCCGCAGGTTCTTCGCAGCGGCGGCCAGGCCAGGCGAACCCGCCTTCGCGCCGATGGCCTCTGGCGGGACCGGCTCGCATGGCAGGTGACGCTGTTCATGGGGCTGCAATCGGCGCTCGCCTATTGCGTCTTCGGCTGGCTCGTTCCGATCTTACGCGAGCGCGGGATCGACGGCGTTACATCAGGAGCGATCGTTTCGCTGTCGGTGATGGTGCAGGCGGCATCCTGCCTTGTCGTGCCGCATATTGCCGTGCGTGGCCGCGACCAGCGGCTGATCAATGCCAGCCTCTGCGGCGTCGCCGTCACCGCACTGCTCGGCCTGCTGTTTGCGCCGCTTTCGACGGTGTGGCTATGGGCGGTGCTGCAGGGCATCGGCCAAGGCGGGCTGATCGCGGCGGCAATGACGACGATCGTGCTGCGCTCGCGCAATCCCGATGTCGCCGCCCATCTCTCCGGCATGGCGCAATGCATCGGTTATCTCCTTGCCGCCGTCGGCCCACTGATCGTCGGCCTCATCCGCGGCTGGACCGGCAGCTTTTCCTGGTGTGCGCTTCTCTTCGTCGCGCTCGGGCTCGGCGCGGCGCTCAACGGCTGGAAGGCCGGACGGGCACTGGAAGTGAATGTGCGCGCGGTCGAAAAGGTCTGA
- a CDS encoding FadR/GntR family transcriptional regulator, with translation MRAISKTNLADAAIEAIRSDILGKRWGVGEKLPNEASLSAMLCVSRGTVREAVRVLVSQGYLETRQGSGTYVRSTRDAGRPLTMARRASLRDQFEARLALDVEAARLTAVRRKPETVAELRRLLAERGTYDGGHKAGFIERDLAFHKAVIAASGNRAMIEIYDFFSASIADTIAATLGKDIPEPDLQAHADIIDAIETGDPDRADAAVRRFMAPVLAALDRMILS, from the coding sequence ATGCGCGCAATCAGTAAGACCAATCTCGCCGATGCGGCGATCGAGGCGATCCGCAGCGATATTCTCGGCAAGCGCTGGGGGGTCGGCGAGAAATTGCCGAACGAAGCCTCGCTGTCGGCCATGCTCTGCGTCAGCCGCGGCACGGTGCGCGAAGCGGTGCGCGTTCTCGTCTCCCAGGGTTATCTCGAAACCCGGCAGGGGTCGGGCACCTATGTCCGCTCGACCCGCGATGCCGGCCGGCCGCTGACCATGGCGCGCCGCGCCAGCCTGCGCGACCAGTTCGAGGCGCGCCTGGCGCTCGACGTCGAGGCCGCCCGGCTGACGGCGGTCCGCAGGAAACCGGAGACCGTTGCCGAACTTCGCCGGCTGCTGGCCGAACGCGGCACCTATGACGGCGGCCACAAGGCCGGCTTCATCGAACGCGACCTCGCCTTCCACAAGGCAGTCATCGCCGCTTCGGGCAACCGGGCGATGATCGAGATCTATGATTTCTTCTCGGCCTCGATCGCCGACACGATCGCCGCCACCCTCGGCAAGGATATTCCCGAGCCGGACCTGCAGGCGCATGCCGATATCATCGACGCCATCGAAACCGGCGATCCCGACAGGGCGGATGCGGCGGTGCGCCGCTTCATGGCGCCAGTTCTCGCCGCCCTTGACCGGATGATCCTGTCATGA
- a CDS encoding class II glutamine amidotransferase, whose product MCRWAAYRGDPLYLEELVSSPAHSLIEQSHCATRAKTATNGDGFGIAWYGERPEPGRYRDILPAWSDCNLKSLARQIRSPLFLAHVRAATGGGTRRDNCHPFTHDTWSFMHNGQISGFERLRRPMEAMLDDDLFNARGGTTDSELMFLLALQFGLREAPVAAMAEMIGAVEELAESTLGSILLRFTAAFSDGKSLYAIRYATDRKAPTLYASPVGAGYCLVSEPLNDDVDAWAEIPDGSAVTIGKDGIDVADFRPAKRDAVKPQRVAMSA is encoded by the coding sequence ATGTGTCGCTGGGCAGCCTATCGCGGAGACCCTCTCTATCTCGAGGAGCTGGTATCCTCGCCCGCCCATTCGCTGATCGAACAATCCCATTGCGCCACCCGCGCCAAGACGGCGACCAATGGCGACGGCTTCGGTATCGCCTGGTATGGGGAGAGGCCCGAGCCCGGCCGTTACCGCGACATCCTGCCGGCCTGGTCGGATTGCAATCTGAAGAGCCTGGCGCGGCAGATCCGCTCTCCCCTCTTCCTCGCCCATGTCCGTGCTGCCACAGGCGGCGGCACGCGTCGCGACAATTGCCACCCCTTCACCCACGACACCTGGTCCTTCATGCACAATGGCCAGATCTCCGGCTTCGAGCGTCTGCGCCGGCCGATGGAGGCGATGCTGGACGACGATCTGTTCAACGCCCGCGGCGGCACGACCGATTCCGAACTGATGTTCCTGCTGGCGCTGCAGTTCGGTCTGCGCGAGGCGCCGGTTGCCGCGATGGCTGAGATGATCGGTGCCGTCGAGGAGCTGGCCGAAAGCACTCTCGGCTCTATCTTGCTGCGCTTCACCGCCGCCTTCTCTGACGGCAAATCGCTTTATGCCATCCGCTATGCCACCGACCGCAAGGCGCCGACGCTTTATGCCTCTCCTGTCGGCGCCGGCTATTGCCTCGTGTCCGAGCCGTTGAACGATGATGTCGATGCCTGGGCCGAGATCCCGGATGGCAGCGCCGTCACCATCGGCAAAGACGGGATCGACGTTGCCGATTTCCGGCCGGCGAAGCGGGATGCCGTCAAGCCGCAGAGGGTCGCCATGTCTGCCTGA
- the coaBC gene encoding bifunctional phosphopantothenoylcysteine decarboxylase/phosphopantothenate--cysteine ligase CoaBC, with translation MALSGKRILLIISGGIAAYKSLDLIRRLRERGASVRPVMTKGAQEFVTPLAVGALAADHVFVDLFSRQDEQDVGHIRLARDCDLVLIAPASADLMAKMANGLADDLASTLLLATERPVLAAPAMNPSMWAHPATRRNAATLKRDGISFVGPMAGEMAESREAGLGRMAEPLEIVAAAEALLDDGEKPLKGRKAIVTSGPTHEPIDPVRYIANRSSGRQGHAIAAALARLGAEVTLVSGPVAIADPVGVNVVHVERAEEMRDAVLAALPADVAVMVAAVADWRVASAADQKLKKHPGESIPTLALTENPDILKTVGHHTMRPKLVIGFAAETQDVESNARAKLERKGADLIVANDVSPATGIMGGSRNKVKLVRHGGVEQWPDLTKEEVAERLAALIAERLG, from the coding sequence ATGGCTCTCAGCGGCAAACGCATCCTCCTCATCATCTCGGGCGGAATTGCCGCCTACAAGAGCCTGGATCTGATCCGCCGGCTGCGCGAGCGCGGTGCGAGCGTGCGCCCGGTTATGACCAAGGGGGCGCAGGAATTCGTCACGCCGCTGGCCGTCGGCGCGCTGGCGGCGGACCATGTCTTTGTCGATCTGTTTTCGCGGCAGGACGAACAGGATGTCGGCCATATCAGGCTGGCGCGCGACTGCGACCTCGTGCTGATCGCCCCGGCGAGCGCCGACCTGATGGCGAAGATGGCGAACGGGCTTGCCGACGATCTCGCCTCGACGCTGCTGCTGGCGACCGAGAGACCGGTGCTTGCCGCACCGGCGATGAACCCCAGCATGTGGGCGCATCCGGCGACACGGCGCAATGCCGCAACGCTGAAGCGCGACGGCATCAGCTTTGTCGGGCCGATGGCCGGCGAGATGGCGGAGAGCCGGGAGGCGGGGCTCGGGCGGATGGCGGAGCCGCTGGAGATCGTCGCCGCGGCCGAAGCCCTGCTCGACGATGGGGAAAAGCCGCTCAAGGGACGCAAGGCGATCGTCACCTCAGGACCGACGCATGAGCCGATCGATCCGGTGCGTTATATCGCCAACCGCTCCTCCGGTCGCCAGGGACATGCGATCGCCGCCGCTCTTGCCAGGCTCGGGGCGGAGGTGACGCTCGTCTCGGGACCGGTGGCAATCGCCGATCCCGTGGGCGTCAATGTCGTGCATGTCGAGCGGGCGGAGGAGATGCGCGATGCCGTGCTTGCGGCGCTGCCGGCCGACGTCGCGGTGATGGTGGCGGCGGTAGCGGACTGGCGCGTCGCCTCGGCTGCCGACCAGAAGCTGAAGAAACATCCCGGCGAATCCATTCCGACGCTGGCGCTGACCGAAAACCCGGACATATTGAAAACCGTCGGCCATCACACGATGCGGCCGAAGCTGGTGATCGGCTTTGCCGCCGAGACCCAGGACGTGGAAAGCAATGCAAGGGCGAAGCTCGAGCGGAAGGGCGCCGACCTGATCGTCGCCAATGACGTCTCTCCCGCGACCGGCATCATGGGCGGCAGCCGCAACAAGGTCAAACTCGTACGCCACGGCGGCGTCGAGCAATGGCCCGATCTGACGAAGGAAGAGGTCGCCGAACGGCTGGCGGCGCTGATTGCCGAGCGGCTCGGCTGA
- a CDS encoding SDR family oxidoreductase, with translation MNRLNNKVAIVTGASSGIGRVTAKLFAAEGAKVVVGARRQRELDGLVEEIRAEGGDAVAVAGDVRSEDFQKALVAAAVNNYGKLDIAFNNAGIIGEAGPSTGVSEVGFSEALAVNLTASFLAAKHQIGAMAENGGGSVIFTSTFVGYSFAFPGVAAYAASKSGLIGLTQALAAEFGQQGVRVNAILPGAVDTDMYRDVNDTPDKQAAITNMHALKRVATPEEVARSVLYLASDDASFVTGTASLVDGGISITRS, from the coding sequence ATGAACCGCTTGAACAACAAGGTCGCGATCGTCACCGGAGCAAGCTCCGGCATCGGCCGCGTCACGGCAAAGCTCTTCGCCGCCGAAGGCGCCAAGGTCGTCGTCGGCGCCCGGCGCCAGCGCGAACTCGACGGCCTGGTTGAGGAGATCAGAGCGGAAGGCGGCGACGCCGTCGCCGTTGCCGGCGACGTCCGTTCGGAAGACTTTCAGAAGGCGCTGGTCGCCGCCGCCGTGAACAATTACGGCAAGCTCGACATCGCCTTCAACAATGCCGGCATCATCGGTGAAGCCGGTCCGAGCACCGGTGTCTCGGAAGTAGGCTTCAGCGAGGCGTTGGCCGTCAATCTCACAGCATCCTTTCTCGCTGCCAAGCATCAGATTGGCGCGATGGCGGAAAATGGCGGCGGATCGGTGATCTTCACCTCGACCTTCGTCGGCTACAGCTTCGCCTTTCCCGGCGTTGCCGCCTATGCCGCCAGCAAATCCGGCCTGATCGGCCTGACGCAGGCGCTGGCTGCCGAATTCGGGCAGCAGGGCGTGCGCGTCAATGCCATCCTGCCGGGCGCTGTCGATACCGACATGTACCGCGACGTGAACGATACGCCCGACAAACAGGCTGCCATCACCAACATGCATGCCCTGAAGCGCGTTGCGACGCCGGAAGAAGTCGCCCGCTCGGTTCTCTACCTCGCCTCCGACGATGCGAGCTTCGTCACCGGCACGGCGTCGCTGGTCGACGGCGGCATTTCGATCACTCGTAGCTGA
- a CDS encoding LysR family transcriptional regulator yields the protein MIRIEGIAAFVTVVEAGSVSEAARRLRLSKSVVSERLAELEKSLGGILLHRTTRKLTLTEDGTAFLERAARILREVDEAAADMAERRGTLSGPIRIAAPVTFGRMHLGPALYPFLAEHPEIELTLDIDDRRVDAASEGYDAIIRNGPIADNRLVAWKLTRSRRLLCASPDYLAREGTPSSLAELNLHRGIFYTNRGVADWRFQTPEGAVVVRAKRALGINNGDMLRDAAMAGLGIALLPAFIAGPAVREGRLAEIDVGHRPESEFIYMAHPEGRNPSAKLRAIADHLKKSFGDPPYWDPAG from the coding sequence ATGATCAGGATCGAAGGCATTGCGGCATTCGTCACCGTGGTGGAGGCAGGCTCTGTCAGCGAGGCGGCACGCCGGTTGCGGCTGTCCAAATCCGTCGTCAGCGAAAGGCTGGCGGAACTGGAGAAATCGCTGGGCGGCATTTTGCTGCACCGAACGACGCGCAAGCTTACCCTGACGGAGGATGGCACGGCGTTTCTCGAACGCGCCGCGCGCATCCTGCGCGAAGTCGACGAGGCCGCCGCCGACATGGCCGAGCGGCGCGGAACGCTCTCCGGGCCGATCCGCATCGCCGCCCCCGTCACCTTTGGCCGCATGCATCTGGGGCCCGCGCTTTATCCGTTCCTTGCCGAACATCCCGAGATCGAACTGACGCTCGATATCGACGATCGGCGGGTCGATGCCGCTTCGGAGGGCTATGATGCCATCATCCGCAATGGGCCGATCGCCGATAACAGGCTGGTCGCCTGGAAGCTCACCCGAAGCCGCCGCCTGCTCTGCGCCTCGCCGGATTATCTCGCACGGGAGGGAACGCCCTCGTCGCTCGCCGAGCTGAATCTTCACCGCGGCATCTTTTACACCAATCGCGGCGTTGCCGACTGGCGCTTCCAGACACCGGAGGGCGCGGTCGTCGTGCGTGCGAAGCGCGCGCTCGGCATCAACAATGGCGACATGCTCCGCGACGCCGCGATGGCCGGCCTCGGCATCGCGCTGCTGCCGGCCTTCATCGCCGGTCCGGCGGTCCGCGAGGGCCGCCTTGCCGAAATCGATGTCGGTCATAGACCCGAATCCGAATTCATCTATATGGCCCATCCGGAGGGGCGAAATCCCTCCGCCAAGCTGCGTGCCATTGCCGATCACCTGAAGAAGAGCTTCGGCGATCCGCCCTATTGGGATCCGGCGGGTTGA
- a CDS encoding MFS transporter: protein MPPAQDVKTSKAAIPGQKDYLRRGTGAYRRASFALFLSGFSTFSLLYCVQPLLPVFSREFSVSPAESSLSLSLSTGFLAIAIVCAAAVSEGLGRRSLMSISLVGAAVLTIATAFAPNWHLLLVIRALQGLVLGGVPAVAMAYLAEEVDPRGLGATMGLYVGGTAFGGMSGRVLTGIFAEYFSWRPALFLIGAIGLAAAIGFIALLPPSRNFLRRPGLDPRFHARAWLGHLRNPALPFIFAIAFLAMGSFVTIYNYAGFRLVAPPYGLNQTELGLIFTVYLFGIGAASIGGLLGDRIGHFPVLLFGLALTAAGSALTLFAPLPSIILGITVLTTGFFMSHSIASGLVGKLALGNKGHASSIYMLAYYVGSSLIGSAGGWFFAVEGWTAVVFFTLAMLALAFMSACVAQHFARRKP from the coding sequence ATGCCGCCGGCGCAGGACGTGAAGACTTCAAAGGCTGCGATCCCGGGGCAGAAGGACTACCTCAGACGCGGCACCGGCGCTTATCGCCGTGCCAGCTTCGCGCTGTTCCTCTCCGGCTTTTCCACCTTCTCGCTGCTTTATTGCGTGCAGCCGCTGCTGCCGGTCTTCTCGCGGGAATTCTCCGTCAGCCCGGCCGAAAGCTCGCTTTCACTCTCGCTCTCCACCGGTTTCCTGGCGATTGCCATCGTCTGCGCCGCCGCCGTCTCGGAAGGTCTTGGCCGCCGCAGTCTGATGTCGATATCGCTGGTCGGTGCGGCTGTACTGACAATCGCCACGGCTTTCGCCCCGAACTGGCACTTGCTGCTCGTGATCCGCGCCCTGCAGGGTCTCGTTCTCGGCGGCGTGCCTGCTGTCGCCATGGCCTATCTTGCCGAGGAAGTCGATCCGCGCGGCCTCGGCGCCACCATGGGCCTCTATGTCGGCGGCACGGCGTTCGGCGGTATGTCCGGACGCGTGCTCACCGGCATCTTCGCCGAATATTTCAGCTGGCGCCCGGCGCTCTTCCTCATTGGCGCCATCGGCCTTGCTGCCGCGATCGGCTTCATCGCCCTGCTGCCGCCGTCAAGGAATTTCCTCCGCCGGCCCGGCCTCGACCCGCGTTTTCACGCGAGGGCCTGGCTCGGCCATCTTCGAAATCCGGCGCTGCCCTTCATTTTCGCCATCGCGTTCCTGGCGATGGGCTCCTTCGTGACGATCTACAATTATGCCGGTTTCCGCCTCGTGGCGCCTCCCTACGGCCTCAACCAGACGGAGCTCGGCCTGATCTTCACCGTCTATCTCTTCGGTATCGGCGCCGCCTCGATCGGCGGCCTGCTGGGAGACCGGATTGGACACTTTCCAGTGCTGCTCTTTGGCCTGGCGCTGACCGCCGCCGGCAGCGCGCTCACGCTCTTTGCCCCGCTGCCGTCGATCATTCTCGGTATCACAGTGCTGACGACCGGCTTCTTCATGAGCCATTCCATCGCGAGCGGCCTCGTCGGCAAGCTTGCCCTTGGCAATAAGGGACATGCCTCATCCATCTACATGCTGGCCTATTACGTCGGCTCCAGCCTCATCGGTTCGGCCGGCGGCTGGTTCTTCGCAGTGGAGGGCTGGACCGCCGTCGTTTTCTTCACGCTTGCCATGCTGGCGCTGGCCTTTATGTCAGCCTGTGTCGCCCAGCACTTTGCGAGGAGAAAACCATGA
- a CDS encoding VOC family protein: MIRIDHLDHLVLTVADIAATCDFYARILGMSVETFAEGRKALKFGRQKINLHQVRREFEPKARHPTPGSGDLCFIAETQLADVITHLRASGVAIEEGPVERAGATGRLRSVYFRDPDGNLLEVSNPIA, from the coding sequence ATGATTCGCATTGACCATCTCGACCACCTCGTGCTGACCGTCGCCGATATTGCTGCCACCTGCGATTTTTATGCCCGTATCCTCGGCATGTCGGTCGAAACCTTCGCGGAAGGCCGCAAGGCGCTGAAATTCGGCCGGCAGAAAATCAACCTGCATCAGGTCCGCCGTGAATTCGAACCCAAGGCGCGACATCCGACACCAGGCTCCGGCGACCTCTGCTTCATCGCCGAGACACAACTCGCCGATGTCATCACCCATCTGCGGGCCTCAGGTGTTGCGATCGAAGAAGGCCCGGTCGAGCGCGCCGGTGCGACTGGACGGCTGCGCTCGGTCTATTTCAGGGACCCCGACGGCAACCTCCTCGAAGTCTCCAATCCGATCGCCTGA
- a CDS encoding type II toxin-antitoxin system VapC family toxin gives MKYLLDANAVIALMKGNERLLAELRKHRPQDFAVPAIVAHKLFYGAYKSLRSDENLARIDALQFDILEFDRDDARKAAEIRAALQASGTPIGPYDVLIAGQAAARGLTLITRNLREFERVADLQTENWEG, from the coding sequence ATGAAATATCTGCTCGATGCGAATGCCGTTATAGCGCTGATGAAGGGCAACGAGCGCCTCCTGGCCGAACTGCGCAAACACAGGCCGCAAGATTTCGCCGTCCCGGCAATCGTCGCGCATAAACTCTTCTACGGCGCCTACAAAAGCCTGCGGAGCGATGAGAATCTGGCGCGGATCGATGCGTTGCAATTCGATATCCTGGAGTTCGACCGAGACGACGCGCGCAAAGCGGCGGAAATCCGCGCAGCGCTGCAGGCATCGGGAACGCCGATCGGACCCTATGACGTGCTGATTGCCGGGCAGGCCGCCGCGCGCGGCCTCACCCTGATCACCCGAAATCTCCGCGAGTTTGAACGCGTGGCGGACCTCCAGACCGAGAATTGGGAAGGCTAG
- a CDS encoding antitoxin, with the protein METAKIFWSGRSQAVRLPKEFRFEGDSVTIRRQGRAIILEPSSDDWDWLADVTGPVDPDFATATEEQPIGQERPELDFFK; encoded by the coding sequence ATGGAAACAGCAAAGATCTTCTGGTCGGGACGTTCCCAGGCCGTCCGACTGCCAAAGGAATTCCGTTTCGAAGGGGACAGCGTCACCATTCGACGGCAGGGGCGCGCGATCATTCTCGAGCCGAGTTCCGATGATTGGGACTGGCTTGCCGACGTGACCGGTCCGGTCGATCCCGACTTTGCGACAGCGACGGAAGAGCAACCTATCGGGCAGGAACGGCCTGAACTCGACTTCTTCAAATGA
- a CDS encoding urocanate hydratase: MPKANPRHPKFPIPGGPELRAKGWRQEALLRLLENVLSVGEDPDNLIVYAALGKAARNWAAHKGIVKALTEMDEDQTLLIQSGKPIGLVRTHDKAPLVIMANCNIVGQWAKAEVFYELQRKGLICWGGLTAGAWQYIGSQGVIQGTYEIFMRIAERRFGGDLHGRFVLTAGLGGMGGAQPLAGRMAGAAILCVDIDPERARKRQQIGYLQEIAPDLDTALAMIDAAVKDKRALSIGLVGNAAEVYPEIAGRGIVPDIVTDQTSAHDLVYGYMPKGMSLDQVKGLRDDGQGQLMAASRASIVEHVSAMLEFQKKGSEVFDNGNLIRTQAHEGGVANAFDIPIFTEAYLRPLFARAIGPFRWMALSGEESDIARIDDLLLEMFPDNKIITNWIRLAREHVPFEGLPARIAWLGHGERTALARRVNALVASGDIKGPVAFSRDHLDAGAMAHPNIMTERMKDGSDAIADWPLIDAMMLCSSMADLVVVHSGGGGYAGYMTSCGVTVVADGTDAADERLDHALTNDTALGVMRYADAGYEEALDEVAKKEVPYLSLG; encoded by the coding sequence ATGCCCAAGGCCAATCCGCGCCATCCGAAATTTCCCATTCCCGGCGGACCGGAGCTGCGTGCCAAGGGCTGGCGGCAGGAGGCTCTGCTGCGGCTCTTGGAAAACGTGCTCTCGGTCGGTGAGGATCCCGACAATCTGATCGTCTATGCCGCTCTCGGCAAGGCGGCGCGCAACTGGGCGGCGCACAAGGGCATCGTCAAGGCGCTGACCGAGATGGACGAGGACCAGACGCTGCTCATCCAGTCCGGCAAGCCGATCGGACTGGTGCGAACCCATGACAAGGCGCCGCTCGTCATCATGGCGAACTGCAACATCGTCGGCCAATGGGCAAAGGCCGAAGTGTTCTACGAGCTGCAGCGCAAGGGGCTGATCTGCTGGGGCGGGCTGACGGCCGGCGCCTGGCAATATATCGGCAGCCAGGGCGTCATCCAGGGAACCTACGAGATCTTCATGCGCATCGCCGAGCGGCGCTTCGGCGGCGATCTCCATGGCAGGTTCGTGCTGACCGCCGGTCTCGGCGGCATGGGCGGGGCCCAGCCGCTCGCCGGCCGCATGGCGGGGGCGGCGATCCTCTGCGTCGACATCGATCCCGAGCGGGCGCGCAAACGCCAGCAGATCGGCTATCTCCAGGAGATCGCCCCCGACCTCGATACCGCCCTTGCAATGATCGATGCGGCGGTGAAGGACAAACGGGCGCTGTCCATCGGGCTGGTCGGCAATGCGGCGGAGGTCTATCCGGAGATCGCGGGCCGCGGCATTGTACCCGACATCGTCACCGATCAGACCTCGGCGCATGATCTCGTCTACGGCTATATGCCGAAGGGTATGAGCCTCGACCAGGTCAAGGGTTTGCGTGATGACGGCCAGGGGCAATTGATGGCGGCAAGCCGCGCCTCGATCGTCGAGCATGTGAGCGCGATGCTGGAGTTCCAGAAAAAGGGTTCTGAAGTCTTCGATAATGGCAACCTTATCCGCACACAGGCCCACGAAGGCGGCGTCGCCAACGCCTTCGACATCCCGATCTTCACCGAAGCCTATCTCAGGCCGCTGTTTGCCCGGGCAATCGGGCCGTTCCGCTGGATGGCGCTCTCGGGCGAGGAGAGCGATATCGCCCGCATCGATGATCTGCTGCTCGAGATGTTTCCCGACAACAAGATCATCACCAACTGGATCCGGCTGGCACGCGAGCACGTGCCCTTCGAGGGGTTGCCGGCGCGCATCGCCTGGCTCGGCCACGGCGAACGCACCGCGCTCGCACGGCGTGTCAACGCTCTCGTGGCAAGCGGCGACATCAAAGGCCCGGTCGCCTTCTCCCGCGACCATCTCGATGCCGGCGCCATGGCGCATCCCAATATCATGACCGAGCGGATGAAGGACGGCTCCGACGCGATCGCCGACTGGCCGCTGATCGATGCGATGATGCTCTGCTCGTCGATGGCCGATCTCGTCGTCGTCCATTCCGGCGGCGGCGGATATGCCGGCTATATGACGAGCTGCGGCGTCACCGTCGTCGCCGACGGCACCGATGCCGCCGATGAACGGCTCGACCATGCGCTGACCAACGATACCGCACTCGGCGTCATGCGGTACGCCGATGCGGGCTACGAGGAGGCGCTGGACGAGGTGGCGAAGAAGGAGGTGCCCTATCTCAGCCTTGGTTGA
- a CDS encoding TfoX/Sxy family protein, whose amino-acid sequence MARDPGLEELLREELGDRPGLAEKSMFGGRAFMLNGNLLCGARSDGMLIRLGKGNDDWALALPGVIQMLMGERVMHGWVRASAEVYGDDALRRRLLDAALTFVESLPGK is encoded by the coding sequence ATGGCGCGCGATCCAGGCCTCGAAGAACTGCTGCGCGAGGAACTCGGCGACCGGCCGGGTCTTGCCGAAAAATCCATGTTCGGCGGCCGGGCCTTCATGCTGAACGGCAACCTTCTCTGCGGCGCGCGCAGCGACGGCATGCTGATCCGGCTCGGCAAGGGCAATGACGACTGGGCGCTGGCACTGCCCGGGGTGATCCAGATGCTGATGGGCGAGCGGGTGATGCATGGCTGGGTGCGGGCCAGTGCCGAGGTTTACGGCGACGATGCGCTGAGACGGCGTTTGCTCGATGCTGCGCTCACCTTTGTGGAATCACTGCCGGGCAAATAA